One genomic region from Mesorhizobium terrae encodes:
- the hisH gene encoding imidazole glycerol phosphate synthase subunit HisH — MSGKTVVVDYGIGNVFSVCNAIRQVGGSAELTGDLSQIRHADRVILPGVGAFARAMEALRQRGLDETLRAFVETGRPFLGICIGMQVLMDQSTEFGTYQGLGFIEGQVERIPDQTPDRSHLRVPHIGWATLKTDHHTGGGWETAPLSAMETTGAAVYFVHSYHCQTNDPAQRIAYTDYDGVAITAAIRRDNVVGVQFHPERSAAAGQSLLKAFLKS; from the coding sequence ATGAGCGGCAAAACCGTCGTCGTCGACTATGGGATCGGCAATGTATTCTCAGTGTGCAATGCCATCCGGCAAGTTGGTGGAAGCGCTGAGCTAACAGGAGATTTATCCCAGATTCGTCATGCTGACCGTGTAATCCTACCAGGCGTGGGCGCCTTTGCGCGCGCCATGGAAGCCTTGCGCCAACGAGGTCTTGACGAGACCTTAAGGGCTTTTGTCGAGACCGGCAGGCCATTTCTTGGAATCTGCATCGGCATGCAAGTACTAATGGACCAAAGTACGGAATTCGGCACATACCAAGGATTGGGATTCATAGAGGGGCAGGTAGAGCGTATACCCGATCAGACTCCTGATCGTAGCCACTTGCGTGTGCCACATATCGGCTGGGCCACGTTGAAAACCGACCACCATACGGGCGGCGGCTGGGAAACAGCGCCTCTATCTGCTATGGAGACAACTGGCGCCGCCGTTTACTTCGTCCATTCGTACCATTGCCAAACGAATGATCCAGCCCAGCGGATTGCCTACACAGACTACGATGGAGTTGCGATAACGGCAGCGATCCGGAGAGACAACGTTGTGGGGGTTCAATTTCATCCGGAGCGCAGCGCTGCAGCAGGTCAATCGCTCCTCAAAGCTTTCCTAAAATCATAA
- a CDS encoding aminotransferase class I/II-fold pyridoxal phosphate-dependent enzyme, whose amino-acid sequence MDISKIAIGRDATLHDALALLDRTATGVLLLSSADERFERTVTDGDIRRLLLDGANLNDTLSLLSDRQSVTLQLGYTRREALLLMQANVVNHLPVVDDNGKVVELVERSKIDQPVLLSTPHMGESEIEFVTEAFRTNWIAPLGPNVDAFEIELAEKLGIANAVALSSGTAAIHLALRLLDVGPGDYVFCSTLTFAASVNPIVYQGAEPVLIDSEPESWNMSPQALERALEVGRREGKLPKAVIVVSLYGQSADMDPIVELCDRFDVPIIEDAAESLGATYKGKASGSFGRMGIYSFNGNKIITTSSGGMLVTEEKAFADRARFLSTQARDPAPHYQHSTIGYNYRMSNILAGVGRGQLKVLEQRVSERRRIYETYRKELSDIEWIEWMPEPAWSYSTRWLSACTLQQGGSNRSASALIQYLAGELIEARPIWKPMHLQPVFSDCSFFAHGNQPISDRLFDTGLCLPSGSNMSEQQLERTINAIRRYAHA is encoded by the coding sequence GTGGATATTTCGAAAATCGCCATTGGCAGAGATGCCACACTTCATGATGCGCTAGCCTTGCTCGACCGAACGGCGACGGGCGTTCTGCTTCTCTCATCGGCAGATGAGCGTTTTGAGCGAACGGTCACCGACGGAGATATCAGGCGCCTTTTGCTTGATGGAGCGAATCTGAACGACACGCTCTCTCTGCTTTCCGATCGTCAATCGGTCACCTTGCAATTAGGCTACACTCGTCGCGAAGCGTTGTTGTTGATGCAGGCCAATGTGGTGAACCATCTGCCTGTCGTTGATGACAACGGCAAAGTTGTTGAACTCGTCGAAAGATCAAAGATCGATCAGCCGGTCTTGTTATCGACCCCACATATGGGGGAGAGCGAGATCGAGTTTGTCACCGAAGCATTTCGGACAAATTGGATCGCGCCGCTAGGGCCAAATGTAGATGCTTTCGAAATCGAGCTGGCTGAAAAATTGGGGATCGCAAACGCCGTTGCTCTGAGTTCGGGTACTGCGGCGATCCATTTGGCCTTGCGCCTGTTAGATGTTGGGCCGGGGGACTATGTCTTTTGTTCGACGTTAACTTTTGCAGCCAGCGTTAATCCGATCGTTTACCAGGGTGCTGAGCCAGTCTTGATCGATTCCGAGCCAGAGAGCTGGAACATGTCGCCACAAGCGCTTGAACGCGCCTTGGAGGTGGGCAGAAGAGAAGGCAAACTTCCGAAAGCTGTTATTGTCGTTAGCCTGTACGGTCAAAGCGCCGATATGGATCCTATTGTTGAGCTGTGCGACCGGTTTGATGTTCCGATCATAGAGGATGCAGCAGAGTCCTTGGGCGCTACCTACAAAGGCAAGGCTTCGGGAAGCTTTGGTCGCATGGGTATATATTCCTTCAATGGTAACAAGATCATCACCACGTCGAGCGGGGGGATGTTGGTTACCGAAGAGAAGGCGTTTGCTGATAGGGCTCGCTTCCTCTCAACTCAGGCGCGAGATCCTGCGCCGCACTACCAGCATTCGACGATCGGCTACAATTATCGAATGAGCAATATTCTTGCGGGCGTCGGCCGTGGGCAGTTAAAGGTACTCGAGCAACGAGTGAGCGAACGCCGCAGGATATATGAAACGTATCGCAAAGAACTATCCGACATCGAGTGGATTGAATGGATGCCGGAGCCCGCTTGGAGCTATTCTACTCGCTGGTTGTCAGCTTGCACGCTTCAGCAGGGCGGGAGCAACCGATCAGCGTCGGCGCTTATTCAATATCTTGCAGGTGAATTGATCGAAGCGCGCCCCATCTGGAAGCCCATGCATCTGCAGCCTGTTTTCTCAGACTGTAGTTTTTTTGCGCATGGCAACCAGCCCATTTCAGACCGGTTGTTCGATACGGGGCTCTGTCTTCCGTCTGGGTCAAACATGTCTGAGCAGCAACTCGAACGGACGATAAACGCAATTCGTCGCTACGCGCATGCGTAG
- a CDS encoding NeuD/PglB/VioB family sugar acetyltransferase: MINLVGAGGHSLVVIDSLLAGGWSLEHICLWDEDVSRTTSKRLDIQVRLFDPSLLSGQPYHVCIGNSKARANLVECLDSKGGYTQSIYHPATSIAGSAKIGPGTFLASGAIVGPLAHIGRSVIVNHGAVVDHECTVGDFSHIAPGATLGGNVRVGEGVLVGAGASVLPGIRICDGAVVGAGAVVVADIAQQGVYAGIPANRIG; the protein is encoded by the coding sequence ATGATAAATCTTGTGGGGGCTGGCGGTCACTCGTTAGTGGTTATAGATTCTTTGCTTGCTGGTGGCTGGAGTCTGGAACATATTTGCTTGTGGGATGAGGACGTCAGCAGGACGACCAGCAAGCGCCTCGATATCCAAGTTCGTCTTTTTGACCCATCTTTGCTTTCTGGGCAGCCGTATCACGTTTGTATTGGCAATTCTAAAGCACGTGCGAATTTGGTTGAGTGTCTGGACTCGAAGGGAGGATACACTCAGTCTATTTATCATCCGGCGACCTCTATTGCTGGCAGTGCAAAAATCGGTCCGGGGACTTTTCTAGCTTCTGGAGCCATAGTTGGGCCTCTGGCACATATCGGCCGAAGCGTCATCGTGAATCATGGCGCCGTCGTCGATCACGAGTGCACTGTGGGTGATTTCTCCCATATAGCTCCGGGCGCTACGCTCGGCGGCAATGTCCGTGTGGGGGAGGGCGTACTGGTTGGAGCTGGAGCGAGTGTTTTGCCTGGGATACGAATCTGCGATGGAGCGGTCGTTGGTGCGGGAGCGGTGGTCGTTGCTGATATCGCGCAACAAGGTGTCTATGCGGGGATACCTGCCAATCGGATTGGATAG
- the neuC gene encoding UDP-N-acetylglucosamine 2-epimerase yields MRAVRKVCYVTGTRADFGLMKLTLERIHGSSALDLSLLVTGMHLSTRYGLTVREIVASGLPIGAQVEVEDDIPSGPLMARNIGRMLVGFVDALEVERPDIVLLLGDRGEMLAAAIAALHLGIPVAHVHGGERSGTVDEPVRHAISKLSRFHLTATEESRQRLVSMGEPASQISVVGAPGLDGLTEIATKSREQICADFHLEAAGKIALLLYHPVVQEAATGGADIARIIAALRAYQFQILALMPNSDAGSDEIRKVLDEASRRHEIKAITHLARSDFVSTMKEADLMIGNSSSGIIEAASFGTPVVNIGSRQNLRQRNSNVIDVKPTEDALNSALEFALKKKRFAKSNVYGDGSASMRIVSFLSSVRLDALSLVKENTY; encoded by the coding sequence ATGAGGGCGGTGCGCAAGGTTTGCTATGTTACTGGTACTAGGGCTGACTTTGGCCTTATGAAATTAACACTTGAACGTATTCATGGAAGCAGCGCACTTGATCTCAGCCTCCTTGTTACGGGCATGCATCTCTCGACGCGATACGGATTGACAGTAAGGGAGATTGTGGCGTCCGGATTGCCCATCGGCGCTCAGGTTGAGGTCGAAGACGATATACCTTCTGGTCCGCTAATGGCTCGGAACATCGGGCGGATGTTGGTGGGATTTGTCGATGCGCTGGAAGTCGAGCGACCTGACATCGTTCTCTTGCTTGGTGATCGGGGGGAAATGTTGGCTGCCGCTATCGCCGCGCTGCATCTGGGGATTCCCGTCGCGCATGTACATGGCGGCGAGCGTTCAGGGACCGTTGACGAGCCTGTGCGCCACGCTATTTCCAAACTGTCGCGTTTCCACCTGACAGCTACCGAAGAAAGTAGGCAACGGCTTGTGTCAATGGGAGAACCTGCTTCTCAAATATCGGTGGTCGGTGCCCCTGGACTGGATGGCTTGACAGAGATTGCTACGAAGTCGCGAGAGCAAATTTGTGCAGATTTCCATTTGGAGGCTGCCGGGAAGATCGCACTTCTCCTTTATCATCCGGTTGTTCAAGAAGCGGCGACGGGAGGGGCAGATATTGCCAGGATCATCGCAGCATTGCGTGCGTACCAGTTTCAAATCCTGGCTTTGATGCCAAATTCCGACGCAGGCAGTGATGAAATTCGGAAGGTGCTCGACGAAGCATCCAGGAGACACGAGATCAAGGCAATCACGCATCTTGCTCGATCGGATTTTGTCTCAACGATGAAAGAGGCCGACCTCATGATCGGCAATTCCAGCAGTGGCATTATTGAGGCGGCCAGCTTTGGAACGCCGGTGGTCAATATTGGATCTCGGCAAAATCTACGACAGCGAAACAGCAACGTGATTGATGTGAAGCCGACGGAAGATGCGTTAAATTCCGCACTTGAATTCGCTCTCAAGAAAAAGCGGTTCGCCAAGTCGAATGTTTACGGTGACGGCAGCGCGAGTATGCGAATTGTTAGTTTTCTTTCTTCTGTGCGACTGGACGCATTGAGCCTTGTCAAAGAAAATACGTACTGA